DNA from Plutella xylostella chromosome 19, ilPluXylo3.1, whole genome shotgun sequence:
cTTGTAAATATTCGCATGACAGGCAAGGTTTCTATAGAGTAGCAAATATTGCGgcgtcaaaaaaatatttattaggttAGTTTCTTACCATCTGAAGCCCCTGAGCCACTTTTCCTGCCTTCCGCTTTAGAACCTCCGTTCTCAAGCCTACGTCTCGTATTCATTATTTTCTCCATGCGCTGTAAAGACACCAAAACACGTAGGTTAGATTTATTCTAACATCCTCCAAAATGTATTCTTACATTAAGCACACTCACCTCAAAGAACGGCCACTTGGTTGTATGAAGATTATCATTGAGATACTCGACAGCTCCTTTATAAGTCCTCTTGAGACCTCCGAATTTGCTCCTTAACCCAAACTCATTCGAGTGCAAGATCTCAGGGTACTCTTGGCTCATGGCTTCGTAGATCTCCTTCCACACGGACCGTTGTTTCTTGTCCGGGGAGTGGAACAGATGCATCTTCTCTTCGTATAGGTCGAGCAGGCGGTGCGTCATCGGCACTGACCAGAACAGGTTGTCTTTGTCTGAAACTTTGTGTTTTAGTTATAGGTTGTGGTAGTTGAATGTGTGTGGAAAGAGTATATAGTGCGGTCTTAGGGTCTCATCATGTATAAGTGTGACGTAAAGGGATCACctttttttcttctgtcaaccagGCGTTTGCGAGCTCGTGTTCTACTagttgacagaagaaaaagagGCGATTCCTTTACGTTACGATTATATAGGTATGTGCGGTGCCCATTGTCAGGATTTGTCATTATTTTGACAAATTGTGTTTTTGTGATATCACACATCAGAATAATacaaaggctactttttatttcagatatcCGGAagttaaaatgaaattaaattcttcAACATCTCACCTCCACCATTGTTTTTCTCTGAGTCTGTGATAGTTCTGTCCAGCTCCATAGCATCTTCGTCATCTGTGAACACTGGAACAAAATCAAAGTAAGGCTGTGAGCACTACAACACTGACTGCaggtagaatagaatatcacTTTAttggacgtaaaattttacaataatttgtccattgtaataatattactctaccaccatttcacaaaggccctgTCATataaggaggaaagaaatggcgaaagaaactcctcgagtaACTCGCTCCTTGGTAATACATAAGTTAAAATGTACTGGCTAACCTCAGTAGACCTCGGAGCTAGTAAGCACATGAAAAAATGCAAATCTCGAGCGgaaaagaaataattataatgttaatttGTTTCTTACCAATAGTTATAGTCCCTTCTTCTGGTTTTAAAGGCATTTCCTCTGAAAGTCGAGTAAAAATTTtagatatataaaatattatatttttctagATATATTGCTATTGATAAGTTCAGAATGTTGTTCTGTTCAGGAGGCAGTTACAAAAACTATGAAAAGTATagtcagcttcataagtacttattacacTTGTACCACGTCAAACTCAAAACATTGAGTTTGTTGATTTGATCAGGTACAAAAGTATAGCTACctacttatgaagctgactgtTTCATTTCAGGACACAgaagtattataatatatgatctacaataataaaatataatcaatacattacctatagttatttCCACACCTTCAGGCCTCACAGACTcttctgaaaataaattatgcttGCAGTTTACAATCATGGAATGGATCTCATCCAAGTTATTGCAGGTCGCCCTTTCAATAACcttagttataatttatttgtgtcAACAGAAGACAACAATATAGTTTAGATAGATAGGATAgtctttattttttgtattcttCACACACAAGAACATAATTTACAAAGCTTAtaatacaaacacataggtacaaaaatggcagtcttatcactaaaagctatttttttacaatatttatgatgaAATATTTACCATATGTTTCAGTAGCTTCAGTGAGCTGAGTGTCTTCAGGCTGCTCTGCTTGAGGCTGTTGCTCTGTATCCTCTTCATCTTGCACTGGAAATTATCACTTCTGTTATCATCATTATATgtaagaatatattttttatgtggaACCTTTCATGCATTGAATTGCATCATAAATTAGGTAGTTAGATAATCATATTAACATGTgtgattaatataattaaaataaaattattattttgataactacactcgcgagcaaccaaatcgactcaagccttcacggcgcacatatacattgattttcctaaaacgataaatggtaaatataaaagtgatatgtcattcgaaagctgaagaattaggctttcaattaagatcaataccataaaaaaaaactaagcgcagatttaatgacgcattttaattgcccgtcagtgttaattacctcattaggaatccacgccttgcgctacctgatcccgctataaaacctttccacatccggtgtaccttatcagtcgcttgttgcaagttgaccggtacacatctcgttgcattgtattccttgttttcgcaaacccatggataccacaccagaagaagctgctcaagttgttgccttgctgcaacaagggttaagtcagcgagcagtcgctgcccagctccacttgagccagtctgctgtatcccgagtatacagacggttccaagagactggtgccttcaatcgaagaccaagaacgggccgccaccgctgcacttcagagagagacgaccgcttcattgtctcaacctcgctgcgcaatcgacaccttacgggcgttgatgtgcagcaagaactgagacgtgtacgacaagtggctgtcagcgagtggacagtgagaagacgcttgaaggaagccaacttgacaccaaaaagacctgcatcaggccccaaattgactgcaggccaccgacaagcgcgtcttcagtttgctcgagagcatctcgattggagcattgcgcaatggcggtcggtcctgtttactgatgagtgcagagtgtgtctgcatggcagtgacaggagaggccgggtctaccggcgtccgggggaacgatttgcccaatgttgtttcgctgaaacagtagcatatggcggcggttcctgcatgatgtgggctggtatttctctagagggaaaaaccgcacttgttttcgtgcctggaggcggccgaggaggcgggttaacagctgatcggtacatcaccgacattctactcggtcatgttgtgccctatgcagaatttgtcggtgaagacttcgtgctaatgcacgacaatgcccgctgccacacggcacgagtcagtcggcagtttctgagagagaaggaattgcgcacgatggactggcctgcgctcagtcctgacctgaatcccatcgaacacttatgggacgagctcaaaagaagagttcgggccaggaatccagtccctgcaagcgtggacgagctgaagacagctttattagaggagtgggacggcattcctcaggaaactgtcaaaaagttgataaggtctatgagaaacaggctgcaggctgtaattagggcaagagggggcaatacaaagtattgatttaaataaataaatttttatcttaacattttttgtttaatttgtataatacgatacccatacccttttttcctaaattcccgtttttcctacaattgcgttcagacatcatttatttcaaaaatgatgaatggatttcaataataatgatatcaaattaaagctgacatcttaagcttttaaatgacatatcatttttattatttctattcataattttacttgtattaatgtatgtttgcgccgtcaaggcttgagtcgatttggttgctcgcgagtgtatttagtaatatgtacttaaatcAATAATAAGGTCCTAAGGCTATTTCTATTCAAAGAGTAATATAGTTTCCTTACACAAAGCTAGTCCCAGGGCCTGCAAAACTTCTTCAGTAAGCGGTAGATATTTAACTTCTTTTGCTGAAAAAGGATTATGATATCATTGAAGTGAGACCTTTTATAAgaatacaaattatgtattgatataataatcatataaggtagttaagtaaaaaactaattatGAGTTTGGTTCTTCTACCTATTCCATAAACCTGCCAAAGGTAAACAGAGACACATGtgtcaaacttataacaccgtTCTTTTAGGTCACCGTCAGGGCGTCAGATGCTAAGCCGATAGGTTAGTTAACTTTACTGCTCAGGGTAAATATAGAAGATACAATATATTATCATGTCGCTAGTTAAATACTCACTCTCGTTGTGGGATATAATGAGGCAGTTTTCGTGCAGCTTCACAGAGCCGTCCTCGTTTGATTGCAGCTCATATTCGTGAATGGTGTTCAAATCAAAGGTTTCTTCCTCATCCATTTTGtgatagtttaattttactcACAAATCAGCAATACTTCGCGCCACTTTCTTTGAATGCGTTTTGAGGAGttgtaaacaataataaatgatcTTTCAAATAACGCTCACGGATGTTTGAGTTTCTCTTCATCAACTCAAAACGCTGATGAAAAGGAAGGTCGCCATttttgacatatttttcacAGGACTCGCTCGATCACAAAATGACACACAGAGTaggtaaaagaaaaaataaaaaggtgGAAAACTATGTAACATATGCGGATCAAAATGTGAAGAAAAGGGGTTCTTTTCATCATGAACCATTATTTCACATAGACAGATCGTCAAAAGgagaataaatttaataataaatttattacataatcataatcgaataaatgaaaaaaaccaTCCCTAGTTGCAAATGGCGGCAGCATGTCCATATGACGTTTAAGCGACCTTGCGCGACGTCTATTGTCTCTCCATTTCCAATTTTgcaattttatacttaaatatgtgGTAGTTTACttgtatgtaaaataataCGACTGTACAAAAACAATTCCAGTCGTATGTGGTGTAaagttttaatgaaattagtgAATTGGATGTGTACGGCAGGTGTTACCAAGACGTATAGGTTATGTTCTTAGCGAAACCATATTTTCTGCTTATAAAATTGCCAAAATGAGTGAAGGAGATTCAAGTGGCACCACCAGAGTGGTGGCAATACCGACAGCTTTCGTCCACAAGAAGGTAGAATGCGTGGGAGCCGCGTTCCTGCGGTATTACAACATAAAATGTCACGGGGAAGACGCATTGTTTCAAACGTCAGAGTCCGACGAAAAGGCTGAGGAGGTGATCTTCGAGGACAACGTGGAGTACCTGCGCAGCCTCGAGCCCAAGGAGTGGAAGCAGCAGGACCACTATGCCGTGCTGGGCATCAAGGCGCTGCGCTACAAGGCCACCGACGACGACATCAAGCGCGCCTACCGACAGAAGGTGCTCAAGCACCACCCGGACAAGCGCAAGGCGCAGGGCGAGGACGTGCGCAGCGACGACGACTACTTCACCTGCATCACCAAGGCCTACGAGATCCTGGGCACGCCGCTCAAGCGCCGCTCCTACGACTCCGTGGACCCCGAGTTCGACGACGCCATCCCCACTCAGGGCGAGATCAAGAAGGAGGGCTTCTTCAAGGCCTTCGCTAAATACTTCCAACAGAATGCCCGCTGGTCGGAGAAACGAAATGTGCCTTTACTAGGAGATGATGATAGTACACGGGAGCAGGTTGAGAGGTTTTACGCGTTCTGGTATGAGTTTGACTCCTGGCGCGAGTTCTCGTACATGGACGAGGAGGAGAAGGAGAAGGGGGCGGACCGCGAGGAGCGCCGCTGGATAGAGAAACAGAACAAAGCTGCCCGAGCCAAGCTAAAGAAAGAAGAGATGGCCCGCATCAGGACTCTTGTGGATCTCGCATACTCAAATGATCCCAGAATTCAGCGCTTTAAACAAGAGGACAAAGACAAAAAATTAGCAGCTAAGATGGCCAAACTggtaaatattacataaattatatagtaaattatgtaaataaactttataaaaacaaacaaatattgcaaatacttcaatgaaatcacaaaaatatatttatgatcaACAGGATACTTCTACACAAGTATAccttgttttaattttaaaaacaacttttatCTTCACTTCAGCTATGTAACTATagtatttctttctttcttctccTATTTATGTTCAATTGTTGCTTTTTTCCAcctttttctttttacttGTTTGATAGATATTCTTTAATAGTACACAAAACAAATACAGTTTTAATTCCAACATATAGGTACAGAAGGTGGTTTTATCACTAAAAGAAATTTCTTCCAGAATCCAGACCTCTGTtataatgtacataatttttaCTCAAGGGCTTGactgaatgaaatgaaacctTGGTGGAAATGCTTTTCATATTCCCGAAACTTCCTTGCTATATAAGCATATACCATTTCCAATGTAGATGTGCACATTTCATTGCAATGTCACTTGACTCTTTTCATTTCTTTATTATTGACATGAATACTGTTCATTTTCAGAATGCTGTACAAGCAAAGAAAGCAGAAGAAGATAGACTAATCAAAGAAGCTCAGCTCGCGAAACAGAAGGCCGACGAGGCAGAGCGAGCGCGGATAGAGGCGGCGCGCGCCGAGCGGGAACAAGTCAAGAAGATCCTCCGCAAGGAACGCAAGGCCTTCCGAGACCTGTGCAAGTCCAACAACTTCTACGCTCAAAATGATAACGAAAATGTCGCACACATGGCCGCCGTAGAGAAGATCTGTGAAGCCATGAAGGTCGGAGAACTACAGGACTTCATCAAAAAATTAGAGGCCAATGGCAGAAGTGCATTTGTGAAAACTATGAAAGAAACTGAAGAGAAATTAGAAGAGGAGAGAAGAGCATTGTTTGACAACAAGAAAGTAGATGATCACAAAGCGAAGCGGGAAGCAGCGCTGCGCGCGCCCATGGAGTGGTCGTCGGAGATGACGCAACTGCTCATCAAGGCCGTCAACCTGTTCCCGGCCGGGACCAACCAGCGGTGGGAAGTGGTAGCAAACTTCTTAAACCAACACGGGACCTTCACCGACGACCGCCGCTTCAACGCCAAAGACGTCCTCAACAAGGCAAAAGATCTGCAAAACACTGACTTCTCTAAGAGCAACCTCAAGAAAGCCGCCAACGAAGAAGCGTTCAACCAATTCGAGAAGGAGAACAAGAAGACGGCCGCCACCGTCGACGACGACAGCATATCCAAGAACGACCCGGTACAGAAGGAGAAGAAGTTAGTCAACGGCACAGCCAAGCCCAAGATGAACGGCGACGTGTCTAAGGAAGTCAAGGCGGAGAAGGAGAAGGAGAAAGAGAAAGAAAAGGACAAAGAGGTACCGAAGGAGTGGACGAAAACTGAGCAGGAGCTGCTGGAGCAGGCGATGAAGACGTTCCCGGCGAGCACCCCCGAGCGCTGGGACAAGATCGCCGACTGCCTGCCGCAGCGGACCAAGAAGGACTGCATGAAGCGCTACAAGGAACTCGTCGAACTGGTCAAAGCGAAGAAGCAAGCCGCCAATCTAGCTAAATAACAAATACTTAACCCTAGATAGCAAgatccaattttaaattatatattgccGTTTTTACGATTCTCTATTAACGGTGGCTTGCGAAGCGCCACGGTGATTGAAAATTCTTTGTGAGAATATCCTgactacatattatatttttgtgatcaCAAAATTAATATCATCAgcgtgttataagtttaacttaCCTGCTGGATGGTGCGCGAGCGTTTACCATCAAGAATAATGAATAGACAAACACAGACACATCATTCATTTGCACTATAAATATAGAAGCCATCACAATTTGCTATTCTTGATTGTAAATAATGTGGTCTATCATAATTATAGATCAAAATGGGAATGTTTTTGTGGTACGGTTGCGGTGAGGGGGGGTAACAGGGTATAGAGg
Protein-coding regions in this window:
- the LOC105384054 gene encoding dnaJ homolog subfamily C member 2, yielding MSEGDSSGTTRVVAIPTAFVHKKVECVGAAFLRYYNIKCHGEDALFQTSESDEKAEEVIFEDNVEYLRSLEPKEWKQQDHYAVLGIKALRYKATDDDIKRAYRQKVLKHHPDKRKAQGEDVRSDDDYFTCITKAYEILGTPLKRRSYDSVDPEFDDAIPTQGEIKKEGFFKAFAKYFQQNARWSEKRNVPLLGDDDSTREQVERFYAFWYEFDSWREFSYMDEEEKEKGADREERRWIEKQNKAARAKLKKEEMARIRTLVDLAYSNDPRIQRFKQEDKDKKLAAKMAKLNAVQAKKAEEDRLIKEAQLAKQKADEAERARIEAARAEREQVKKILRKERKAFRDLCKSNNFYAQNDNENVAHMAAVEKICEAMKVGELQDFIKKLEANGRSAFVKTMKETEEKLEEERRALFDNKKVDDHKAKREAALRAPMEWSSEMTQLLIKAVNLFPAGTNQRWEVVANFLNQHGTFTDDRRFNAKDVLNKAKDLQNTDFSKSNLKKAANEEAFNQFEKENKKTAATVDDDSISKNDPVQKEKKLVNGTAKPKMNGDVSKEVKAEKEKEKEKEKDKEVPKEWTKTEQELLEQAMKTFPASTPERWDKIADCLPQRTKKDCMKRYKELVELVKAKKQAANLAK